One part of the Halobacteria archaeon AArc-dxtr1 genome encodes these proteins:
- a CDS encoding 30S ribosomal protein S11, giving the protein MSQDDEKWGIAHVHASFNNTIMTVTDLTGAETIVKSSGGTAVKQNRDEASPYAAMQMAESVADEIKAAGITGLHVHVRGPGGNLQKSPGPGAQATIRALARAGIEIGRIEDVTPIPHDGSRAPKGKGGY; this is encoded by the coding sequence ATGAGTCAGGACGACGAGAAGTGGGGAATCGCCCACGTGCACGCATCGTTCAACAACACCATCATGACCGTCACGGACCTCACGGGTGCCGAAACGATCGTGAAGTCCTCCGGCGGGACCGCGGTCAAGCAAAACCGCGACGAGGCATCGCCGTACGCGGCCATGCAGATGGCCGAGTCGGTCGCCGACGAGATCAAAGCCGCCGGCATCACGGGTCTTCACGTCCACGTTCGCGGCCCGGGCGGCAACCTCCAGAAGTCCCCCGGTCCTGGCGCACAGGCGACGATCCGCGCACTCGCCCGCGCCGGTATCGAGATCGGGCGCATCGAGGACGTCACGCCGATCCCACACGACGGATCGCGCGCACCGAAAGGTAAGGGCGGCTACTAG
- a CDS encoding DNA-directed RNA polymerase subunit D, whose translation MTAEYDVEFVERGDREARFLVRGVTPAFANGIRRAMVADVPTMAIDTVRFVENSSVMFDEQLALRLGLVPLTTPPEGEFVEDDVVTLSIDVSGPGTAYSGDLVSSDELVQPADENVPIINLKDGQRLEAEADAVLDRGKDHAKHQGGVAVGYRHLQRVTVDGDLPEFEDEESRIVRGVIEDEDGELVPTSEFDHDLTERYPGKNVQVEDVPNAFVFHVETDGSFTVSELVTRAADSIERRATELEDAVQL comes from the coding sequence ATGACCGCAGAGTACGACGTCGAGTTCGTCGAACGCGGGGATCGGGAGGCACGGTTCCTGGTCCGCGGGGTCACACCCGCGTTCGCCAACGGCATCCGTCGCGCGATGGTCGCCGACGTGCCGACGATGGCGATCGACACCGTTCGGTTCGTCGAAAACTCGTCGGTGATGTTCGACGAGCAACTCGCCTTACGGCTCGGGCTGGTTCCGCTGACGACGCCGCCGGAAGGCGAGTTCGTCGAGGACGACGTCGTCACGCTCTCGATCGACGTGTCCGGTCCGGGAACCGCGTATTCGGGCGATCTCGTCTCGAGTGACGAGTTGGTCCAGCCCGCAGACGAGAACGTCCCGATCATCAATCTCAAGGACGGACAGCGTCTCGAGGCCGAGGCCGACGCCGTACTGGACCGCGGGAAAGATCACGCCAAACATCAGGGCGGCGTGGCCGTCGGCTACCGACATCTCCAGCGAGTGACCGTCGACGGCGATCTCCCCGAGTTCGAAGACGAGGAGTCCCGCATCGTTCGCGGCGTGATCGAGGACGAGGACGGCGAGCTGGTACCGACCAGTGAGTTCGACCACGACCTCACGGAGCGATACCCCGGGAAGAATGTGCAGGTCGAAGACGTCCCAAACGCCTTCGTCTTCCACGTCGAGACCGACGGCTCGTTCACCGTCTCTGAACTGGTCACGCGAGCCGCCGACTCGATCGAGCGCCGCGCGACCGAACTCGAGGACGCAGTACAGCTATAA
- a CDS encoding 50S ribosomal protein L18e, with protein sequence MEDTMSSKTNPRLNDLIAELKSTSRQRGADVWHDIADRLEKPRSSHAEVNLGRIERYAREEETVVVPGKVLGSGALQKNVTVAAVDFSSSAETKIEQVGESVPLEQLLEDNPDGSGVRVIA encoded by the coding sequence ATCGAGGACACAATGAGTAGTAAAACCAATCCGAGGCTCAACGATCTCATCGCCGAGTTGAAGTCCACGTCCCGACAGCGGGGCGCGGACGTCTGGCATGATATCGCGGATCGGCTCGAGAAGCCCCGTTCCAGCCACGCAGAGGTGAATCTGGGGCGGATCGAACGATACGCACGCGAGGAAGAGACCGTCGTCGTTCCCGGCAAGGTGCTGGGTTCCGGCGCGCTACAGAAAAACGTCACCGTCGCCGCCGTCGACTTCTCGTCGTCGGCAGAGACGAAGATCGAACAGGTCGGTGAGTCGGTACCGCTCGAGCAGCTGCTCGAGGACAACCCCGACGGATCCGGCGTCCGGGTGATTGCATGA
- a CDS encoding 50S ribosomal protein L13: MSYAEFDADVVVDARDCILGRVASEVAQRALAGERVAIVNAEDAVITGDKEDIFETYRTRLQLGSDRGPVYPKRPDTIFKRAVRGMLPYKKTRGREALSGVRVYVGNPYEGDDEREAEVLPDTSLDRLSNIRFVHLHEVSEQLGANVTW, from the coding sequence ATGAGTTACGCAGAGTTCGACGCAGACGTCGTCGTCGACGCCCGCGACTGTATCCTGGGACGCGTCGCCAGCGAGGTCGCCCAGCGCGCCCTGGCAGGCGAGCGCGTCGCCATCGTCAACGCCGAAGACGCCGTCATTACCGGCGACAAGGAGGATATCTTCGAAACGTACCGAACGCGTCTCCAGCTCGGCTCCGATCGCGGCCCGGTCTACCCGAAGCGACCGGACACGATCTTCAAGCGTGCCGTCCGTGGCATGCTGCCGTACAAGAAGACCCGCGGCCGCGAGGCGCTCTCTGGCGTCCGCGTCTACGTCGGCAACCCCTACGAGGGTGACGACGAGCGCGAGGCCGAGGTCCTGCCGGATACCTCCCTGGATCGACTCTCGAACATTCGCTTCGTGCACTTACACGAGGTCTCCGAACAGTTAGGTGCTAACGTTACATGGTAA
- a CDS encoding 30S ribosomal protein S9 encodes MVTNTSGKKKTAVARATVSEGEGRVRINSQPVELVEPEMSRLKMLEPFRIAGEELRGEMDIDVSVEGGGISGQADAVRTAIARGIVQHTNDAELRDAYLEFDRSLLVNDVRQSEPKKWGGPGARARYQKSYR; translated from the coding sequence ATGGTAACGAACACAAGTGGCAAGAAGAAGACCGCCGTCGCCCGCGCGACCGTCAGCGAGGGTGAAGGCCGCGTCCGAATCAACTCCCAGCCGGTCGAGCTGGTCGAGCCCGAAATGTCGCGGCTCAAGATGCTCGAACCGTTCCGCATCGCCGGCGAGGAGCTTCGCGGCGAGATGGACATCGACGTCAGCGTCGAGGGTGGCGGCATCAGCGGACAGGCAGACGCCGTCCGTACGGCAATCGCCCGCGGCATCGTCCAGCACACCAACGACGCCGAACTCCGCGACGCCTACCTGGAGTTCGACCGCTCGCTGCTGGTCAACGACGTCCGCCAGTCCGAACCCAAAAAGTGGGGCGGCCCCGGCGCACGGGCCCGCTACCAGAAGTCCTACCGCTGA
- a CDS encoding DNA-directed RNA polymerase subunit N has translation MMVPVRCFTCGNVVGEHWEAFDERANQGEEDPQEVLDELGVDRYCCRRMLVSHTDLVDVVSPYQ, from the coding sequence ATGATGGTACCGGTCCGGTGTTTCACGTGCGGTAACGTCGTCGGCGAGCACTGGGAAGCGTTCGACGAGCGAGCCAACCAGGGCGAGGAAGACCCTCAGGAGGTCTTAGACGAGCTCGGCGTCGACCGTTACTGCTGCCGACGGATGCTCGTGAGCCACACCGACCTCGTTGACGTCGTCTCACCCTACCAGTAA
- a CDS encoding DNA-directed RNA polymerase subunit K, producing MQQEHHNRYEKARILGARALQVSYGAPVLIETDQTEPILVAAEEYDAGALPFTVKRGNT from the coding sequence ATGCAACAAGAACACCACAACCGATACGAGAAGGCCCGGATCCTCGGCGCACGAGCGCTGCAGGTCTCCTACGGAGCGCCGGTCCTGATCGAAACGGACCAGACGGAACCGATCCTGGTGGCCGCCGAGGAGTACGATGCCGGCGCGCTGCCGTTTACCGTCAAGCGAGGGAACACGTAA
- the eno gene encoding phosphopyruvate hydratase, whose translation MTLITDVRLRRIVDSRGNPTVEADVVTESGGFGRAAAPSGASTGEYEAIERPAEEAIAAAREHAVPRLVGEAYAGNQREVDGILRAADGTDDFSQIGANSAVAISMAAAKAGADVLGAPLFQHLGGTFRGQNFPIPLGNVVGGGEHAADATDIQEFLSAPVGAPSVEDAVFANAAVHDRVADLLAERDVACGKGDEGAWAPSIDDDEAFEIVDEAVSQVADEVGFEIRFGLDVAAAEMYDAEAGVYEYSDTTCNADEQIEYIASLIDEYDLAYVEDPLDENDYDGFAELTDRVSGDTLICGDDLFVTNTDRLADGIERGAANSILIKPNQIGTLTDAFDAIELAGENGYDSVVSHRSGETEDATIAHLAVATDAPFIKTGAVGGERTAKLNELIRIADDAT comes from the coding sequence ATGACGCTCATCACCGACGTTCGACTGCGCCGCATCGTCGACTCGCGGGGGAACCCGACGGTCGAAGCCGACGTCGTCACCGAAAGCGGTGGCTTCGGTCGGGCAGCGGCGCCATCCGGCGCCAGCACCGGCGAGTACGAAGCGATCGAACGCCCAGCAGAAGAGGCGATTGCCGCCGCACGCGAACACGCCGTCCCCCGACTCGTCGGGGAGGCCTACGCGGGCAACCAGCGCGAAGTCGACGGAATCCTTCGGGCGGCCGACGGCACCGACGACTTCTCGCAGATCGGCGCCAACAGCGCCGTCGCGATCTCGATGGCCGCTGCGAAGGCGGGCGCCGACGTGCTGGGTGCGCCGCTGTTCCAGCACTTGGGCGGCACCTTCCGCGGACAGAACTTCCCGATCCCACTCGGGAACGTCGTCGGCGGCGGCGAACACGCCGCAGACGCGACCGACATTCAGGAGTTCCTCTCCGCACCAGTCGGCGCACCGAGCGTCGAGGACGCCGTCTTCGCGAACGCCGCGGTCCACGACCGCGTCGCCGATCTGCTCGCAGAGCGCGACGTCGCCTGCGGCAAGGGCGACGAGGGCGCGTGGGCGCCGTCGATCGACGACGACGAGGCGTTCGAGATCGTCGACGAGGCGGTCTCACAGGTTGCCGACGAGGTCGGCTTCGAGATCCGATTCGGCCTCGACGTCGCGGCCGCAGAGATGTACGACGCCGAAGCGGGCGTCTACGAGTACAGCGACACGACCTGTAACGCAGACGAGCAGATCGAGTACATCGCGAGTCTGATTGACGAGTACGATCTCGCCTACGTCGAGGACCCCCTAGACGAGAACGACTACGACGGGTTCGCAGAGCTGACCGACAGAGTGAGCGGTGACACGCTCATCTGTGGGGACGACCTGTTCGTCACCAACACCGACCGACTCGCCGACGGCATCGAGCGCGGCGCGGCCAACAGTATCCTGATCAAACCAAACCAGATCGGGACGCTGACGGACGCCTTCGACGCGATCGAGCTCGCCGGCGAGAACGGCTACGACTCGGTCGTCTCCCACCGCTCGGGCGAGACCGAGGACGCGACCATCGCACACCTCGCCGTGGCGACCGACGCACCGTTTATCAAGACCGGCGCAGTCGGCGGCGAGCGAACCGCCAAGTTGAACGAACTCATCAGAATCGCAGACGATGCCACATGA
- the rpsB gene encoding 30S ribosomal protein S2: MTDNDAQQEGLDAAEAEIDEEPAEGAGPAADPAEDVEPVADEQDDETDAGPTLDDDVMSDEEADLLIPVEDYLGAGVHIGTQQKTKDMERFIHRVRTDGLYVLDVSKTDGRIRTAADFLANYAPEQILVTSSRQYGRFPAEKFAEAVGARARTGRFIPGTLTNPKYDGYIEPDVVVVTDPIGDAQAVKEAITVGIPVIAMCDSNNQVSNVDLVVPTNNKGRKALSVVYWLLANEVLDRRGAEPSYSLEDFESMV, from the coding sequence ATGACTGACAACGACGCACAACAGGAAGGGCTCGACGCCGCCGAGGCGGAGATCGACGAGGAGCCGGCCGAGGGGGCCGGTCCCGCCGCCGATCCCGCCGAGGACGTCGAGCCGGTAGCCGACGAACAGGACGACGAGACCGACGCGGGCCCGACTCTCGACGACGACGTAATGTCCGACGAGGAAGCGGACCTGCTGATCCCCGTCGAGGACTACCTCGGCGCGGGGGTCCACATCGGGACCCAGCAAAAGACCAAGGACATGGAGCGGTTCATCCACCGCGTCCGAACCGACGGGCTCTACGTCCTTGACGTCTCGAAGACCGACGGCCGCATCCGCACGGCCGCGGACTTCCTCGCGAACTACGCGCCCGAGCAGATCCTCGTGACCTCCTCGCGCCAGTACGGTCGGTTCCCGGCCGAGAAGTTCGCCGAGGCAGTCGGCGCTCGCGCCCGCACCGGCCGGTTCATCCCGGGCACGCTGACCAACCCCAAGTACGACGGCTACATCGAGCCCGACGTCGTCGTCGTCACGGACCCGATCGGCGACGCGCAGGCCGTCAAGGAGGCCATCACGGTCGGGATCCCAGTCATCGCGATGTGTGACTCGAACAACCAAGTCAGCAACGTCGACCTCGTCGTCCCGACGAACAACAAGGGTCGCAAGGCCCTCTCGGTCGTCTACTGGCTGCTCGCCAACGAAGTCCTCGATCGGCGCGGTGCGGAGCCGTCGTACTCGCTCGAGGACTTCGAGAGTATGGTCTAA
- a CDS encoding transcriptional regulator, translating into MSLVLPSELVVERFLPTVRAMLATRLADRGMTQQEIAANLGVTQAAVSKYVGADDVGEKRFRDDPETRATVERIAEGLDTGEMDGYDALAELLALVRTLEDRGPICELHEEEMPELQGLSCDLCVRGLDPDVRAERDVLANVRGAARTLAAIPGMADAIPNVGTNVGMCLPEATDETDVAAIPGRIYAMGGRIEIPANPEFGASKHVAMALLAAREADPEIRGAVNVATDDAILETARSLGIDPLEFDPDYEDRREHLRERFADRGAVPAIVYHRGAFGIEPATYVFAETAAEAATLVESLLAQASS; encoded by the coding sequence ATGTCTCTCGTCTTGCCCAGCGAGCTCGTCGTCGAGCGATTCCTGCCTACGGTTCGGGCGATGCTCGCGACTCGACTCGCCGACCGCGGCATGACCCAACAGGAGATCGCAGCCAACCTCGGTGTCACCCAGGCTGCGGTCAGTAAGTACGTCGGCGCCGACGACGTCGGCGAGAAGCGCTTTCGCGACGACCCCGAGACCCGGGCGACTGTCGAGCGCATCGCGGAGGGGCTCGATACCGGCGAGATGGACGGCTACGACGCGCTGGCCGAACTCCTGGCACTCGTCCGCACGCTCGAGGATCGAGGGCCGATCTGCGAACTCCACGAAGAGGAGATGCCCGAACTCCAGGGACTGAGCTGTGACCTCTGCGTTCGCGGACTCGACCCGGACGTGCGCGCCGAGCGCGACGTCCTCGCGAACGTCCGCGGGGCCGCCCGGACGCTCGCCGCGATTCCTGGAATGGCCGACGCCATCCCTAACGTCGGGACGAACGTCGGGATGTGCCTGCCCGAGGCAACGGATGAGACCGACGTTGCCGCGATCCCCGGACGCATCTACGCTATGGGCGGTCGCATCGAGATCCCGGCCAATCCCGAGTTCGGCGCCTCCAAGCACGTCGCCATGGCGTTACTTGCGGCCCGAGAGGCCGACCCCGAGATTCGCGGAGCGGTCAACGTCGCCACTGACGACGCGATTCTCGAGACCGCCCGATCGCTCGGTATCGACCCGCTCGAGTTCGACCCGGACTACGAAGACCGCCGCGAACACCTGCGAGAGCGCTTTGCCGACCGCGGTGCCGTTCCGGCGATCGTCTACCACCGTGGCGCGTTCGGCATCGAACCAGCAACGTACGTCTTCGCGGAGACGGCTGCCGAGGCGGCTACGCTGGTCGAGTCGCTGCTCGCCCAGGCGTCGTCCTGA
- the mvk gene encoding mevalonate kinase, producing MTRSSAPGKVYLFGEHAVVYGEPAVPCAIERRARVGVRQRSDDKLRVHAEDLSLDGFTVEYGRQPDEHPDVDVSESLVRAATGYVDEAIAQVRDVTGATDVGFDVTIESEIPLGAGLGSSAAVVVAAIDAATRELGATLEADELAERAFRTEHAVQDGQASRADTFCSATGGAVRVEGDNCKAIEAPDLPLVIGFDGGAGDTGELVAGVRRLREEYDFAADTVGAIGDIVGDGEDALATNDLEEVGRLMDFNHGLLSALGVSSRSLDAMVWAARGAGAYGAKLTGAGGGGCIVALDPHEEVETALSYTPGCEEAFRAELAEEGVRQLE from the coding sequence ATGACACGCTCTTCGGCCCCCGGTAAAGTCTATCTCTTCGGGGAGCACGCGGTTGTGTACGGCGAGCCGGCGGTCCCCTGCGCGATCGAGCGGCGCGCTCGTGTCGGCGTGCGCCAGCGAAGCGACGACAAGCTGCGCGTCCACGCCGAGGATCTAAGTCTCGACGGCTTTACCGTCGAGTACGGGCGCCAGCCCGACGAACACCCGGACGTCGACGTCTCGGAGTCGCTGGTGCGTGCGGCGACGGGCTACGTCGACGAGGCGATCGCACAGGTTCGGGACGTAACCGGGGCGACCGACGTCGGGTTCGACGTGACGATCGAGAGCGAGATCCCGCTTGGAGCCGGGCTGGGTTCTTCGGCGGCTGTGGTCGTCGCGGCGATTGACGCGGCAACGCGAGAGCTCGGCGCCACCCTGGAGGCCGACGAACTCGCCGAGCGCGCGTTTCGAACCGAACACGCCGTCCAGGACGGACAGGCCTCGCGTGCGGATACGTTCTGCTCGGCGACCGGCGGCGCGGTCAGAGTCGAGGGGGACAACTGCAAGGCGATCGAGGCGCCGGATCTCCCGCTGGTCATCGGCTTCGACGGTGGAGCCGGCGATACGGGCGAACTCGTGGCCGGAGTCCGGCGGCTCCGCGAAGAGTACGACTTCGCCGCCGACACCGTCGGCGCGATCGGCGATATCGTCGGCGACGGAGAGGATGCGCTCGCGACGAACGATCTCGAGGAGGTCGGCCGGCTGATGGATTTCAACCACGGCCTGCTCTCGGCACTCGGCGTCTCCTCGCGCTCGCTGGACGCGATGGTCTGGGCGGCCAGAGGGGCGGGTGCCTACGGCGCGAAGCTGACCGGGGCGGGCGGTGGCGGCTGCATCGTCGCGCTCGACCCACACGAGGAAGTAGAGACGGCACTGTCGTACACGCCGGGCTGTGAGGAGGCGTTTCGCGCCGAGCTGGCCGAGGAGGGGGTGCGACAGCTCGAATGA
- a CDS encoding isopentenyl phosphate kinase, which produces MIVCKLGGSVITDKDRAETLDGPALDRAAEAIAEAHAAGRDDLVLVHGGGSFGHHAASEHGVTTESGTHDETAVIEIHGAMTTLNEFVLSRLHERDVPAVPVHPFSAASRDAEGALSLPTQQVATLVAEGFVPVLHGDLVAHAGHGATVVSGDELVAALAADLGAERVGLCSTVPGVLDDSGAVVERIDSFEAVADVLGESESTDVTGGMAAKVAALLELEASASIFGLEELAAFLGGESPGTTLV; this is translated from the coding sequence ATGATCGTCTGTAAACTGGGCGGGAGCGTCATCACCGACAAGGATCGTGCCGAAACGCTCGACGGGCCCGCACTGGACCGGGCAGCCGAGGCGATCGCCGAGGCGCATGCAGCGGGCCGGGACGATCTCGTGCTCGTCCACGGCGGCGGGAGCTTCGGCCACCACGCAGCCAGCGAGCACGGCGTGACGACAGAGAGCGGCACGCACGACGAGACCGCAGTGATCGAGATCCACGGCGCGATGACGACGCTGAACGAGTTCGTCCTCTCGCGGCTGCACGAGCGGGACGTTCCGGCGGTTCCGGTACACCCATTCTCGGCGGCGAGCCGAGACGCGGAGGGGGCGCTGTCGCTCCCGACGCAACAGGTCGCGACGTTGGTCGCAGAGGGGTTCGTCCCGGTCTTGCACGGCGATCTGGTTGCCCACGCAGGCCACGGGGCGACCGTCGTCAGCGGCGACGAACTCGTCGCGGCGCTCGCGGCCGATCTGGGCGCCGAGCGCGTCGGTCTCTGCTCTACGGTCCCGGGCGTGCTCGACGACTCGGGGGCGGTCGTCGAGCGCATTGACTCCTTCGAGGCCGTCGCAGACGTCCTCGGCGAGAGTGAGTCGACGGACGTGACGGGCGGAATGGCTGCGAAGGTCGCCGCACTGCTCGAACTCGAGGCATCGGCGTCGATCTTCGGGCTCGAGGAGTTGGCGGCGTTCTTGGGCGGCGAGAGTCCGGGAACGACGCTCGTCTAA
- a CDS encoding ribonuclease J translates to MEIEIATIGGYEEVGRQMTAVRAGNDVVIFDMGLNLSQVLIHDNVETERMHSLDLIDMGAIPDDRIMSDLEGDVQAIVPTHGHLDHIGAISKLAHRYNAPIVATPFTIELVKQQIEGEQKFGVENDLVKMDAGETMSIGDSGQVELEFVNVTHSIIDAINPVLHTPEGAVVYGLDKRMDHTPVIGDPIDMKRFREIGREGEGVLCYIEDCTNANKKGRTPSENVAREHLRDVLYSMEDYDGGIVATTFSSHISRVTSLVEFAKDIGRQPVLLGRSMEKYSGTAERLDFVDFPSDLGMFGHRKSVDRTFKRIMNEGKEDYLPVVTGHQGEPRAMLTRMARGETPYELDEGDKVVFSARVIPEPTNEGQRYQAERLLGMQGARVYDDIHVSGHLNQEGHYKMLDALQPQNIIPAHQDLKGLSGYVKLCEGEGYELGRDVHVTRNGNLIQLVD, encoded by the coding sequence ATGGAAATCGAAATTGCAACCATTGGCGGATACGAGGAAGTCGGACGGCAGATGACTGCCGTCCGCGCCGGGAACGACGTCGTCATCTTCGACATGGGTCTGAACCTCTCGCAGGTTCTCATCCACGACAACGTCGAGACCGAGCGGATGCACAGCTTAGACTTGATCGACATGGGCGCGATCCCCGACGACCGGATCATGTCCGACCTGGAAGGCGACGTCCAGGCCATCGTGCCGACCCACGGTCACTTAGACCACATCGGTGCCATCTCGAAGCTGGCCCACCGGTACAACGCCCCAATCGTCGCGACGCCGTTTACGATCGAACTCGTCAAACAGCAGATTGAAGGCGAGCAGAAGTTCGGTGTCGAAAACGACCTGGTGAAGATGGACGCCGGCGAGACGATGTCCATCGGCGACTCCGGACAGGTCGAACTCGAGTTCGTCAACGTCACTCACTCGATCATCGACGCGATCAATCCGGTCCTCCACACCCCGGAAGGTGCCGTCGTCTACGGACTGGACAAACGGATGGACCATACGCCAGTCATCGGCGACCCGATCGACATGAAGCGCTTCCGTGAGATCGGTCGCGAGGGCGAGGGTGTCCTCTGTTACATCGAAGACTGTACGAACGCCAACAAGAAGGGGCGCACGCCCTCCGAAAACGTCGCCCGCGAACACCTCCGGGACGTCCTCTACAGCATGGAGGACTACGACGGCGGGATCGTTGCAACGACGTTCTCGAGTCACATCTCGCGCGTGACGAGCCTCGTTGAGTTCGCGAAAGACATCGGTCGCCAGCCCGTCTTGCTGGGCCGATCGATGGAGAAGTACTCCGGCACCGCAGAACGACTTGACTTCGTCGACTTCCCCTCGGACCTGGGGATGTTCGGCCACCGAAAGTCCGTCGACCGCACGTTCAAGCGGATCATGAACGAGGGCAAAGAGGACTACCTGCCGGTCGTCACCGGCCACCAGGGCGAGCCCCGCGCGATGCTCACCCGGATGGCCCGCGGCGAGACGCCCTACGAGCTAGACGAAGGCGACAAGGTCGTCTTCTCGGCGCGCGTGATTCCGGAGCCGACCAACGAGGGACAGCGCTACCAGGCCGAGCGACTGCTCGGCATGCAGGGCGCTCGCGTCTACGACGACATCCACGTCTCTGGGCACCTGAACCAGGAGGGTCACTACAAGATGCTAGACGCGCTCCAGCCCCAGAATATCATCCCGGCCCACCAGGACCTGAAGGGCCTGTCGGGCTACGTCAAGCTCTGTGAGGGCGAGGGCTACGAGCTAGGCCGCGACGTCCACGTCACGCGCAACGGCAACCTGATCCAGCTCGTCGACTGA
- a CDS encoding polyprenyl synthetase family protein codes for MTSPKTREETVLEAVRERRELVNEAIPEALPIQRPERLYEASRYLLDAGGKRLRPTVLLTTAEALADVEPLTTDYQQFPTLDEGAGTVDIMDAAVSVEVIQSFTLIHDDIMDDDDLRRGVPAVHKEYDLETAILAGDTLYSKAFEIMLDSGADPERTVEALDILATTCTQICEGQSLDVTFEERTDVTPEEYLEMVEQKTAVLYAAAASLPAVLLGADDKTIDALHGYGLDIGRAFQIHDDVLDLTVPSEKLGKQRGSDLVENKQTLITVHARNEGVDIEGLVDTNDVDAVTEAEIDEAVAALEEVGSIRYANEFARELVEDGKQRLDVLPDNEARDLLLTLADYLIERGY; via the coding sequence ATGACGTCTCCCAAGACACGAGAGGAGACGGTTCTCGAGGCCGTTCGCGAGCGCCGCGAGCTGGTCAACGAGGCGATTCCGGAGGCGCTGCCGATACAGCGACCCGAACGTCTCTACGAGGCCTCACGATACCTGCTCGACGCGGGCGGGAAACGCCTCCGGCCGACCGTGTTACTCACGACCGCAGAGGCACTCGCCGACGTCGAGCCGCTGACGACCGACTACCAGCAGTTTCCGACACTCGACGAAGGCGCGGGAACCGTAGACATAATGGACGCCGCCGTCAGCGTCGAGGTCATCCAGTCGTTTACGCTCATCCACGACGACATTATGGACGACGACGACCTGCGACGGGGCGTCCCCGCCGTCCACAAGGAGTACGACCTCGAGACGGCGATCCTCGCGGGCGATACGCTCTACTCGAAGGCGTTCGAGATCATGCTCGATTCGGGTGCCGACCCCGAACGAACCGTCGAAGCGCTCGACATCCTCGCAACGACCTGCACGCAGATCTGTGAGGGCCAGTCTCTCGACGTCACCTTCGAGGAGCGCACCGACGTGACACCCGAGGAGTATCTCGAGATGGTCGAGCAAAAGACCGCCGTGCTCTATGCCGCCGCTGCGAGCCTGCCAGCAGTGTTGCTGGGCGCAGACGACAAGACCATCGACGCACTGCACGGTTACGGGCTCGATATCGGCCGTGCGTTCCAGATTCACGACGACGTGCTCGATCTGACGGTCCCGAGCGAGAAACTCGGCAAACAACGTGGCAGCGACTTAGTCGAGAACAAACAGACGCTGATCACCGTTCACGCCCGCAACGAGGGCGTCGACATCGAGGGATTAGTCGACACGAACGACGTCGACGCCGTCACCGAGGCCGAAATCGACGAGGCAGTCGCGGCCCTCGAAGAGGTCGGCTCGATCCGGTATGCAAACGAGTTCGCACGCGAGCTCGTCGAAGACGGAAAGCAGCGACTCGACGTGCTTCCGGACAACGAGGCGCGCGACCTGTTGCTGACGCTTGCGGACTACCTGATCGAACGGGGCTACTGA